In the Muricauda sp. MAR_2010_75 genome, one interval contains:
- a CDS encoding alpha-amylase family glycosyl hydrolase — protein MNQTELHRLVSKQFKTKDPKALFDLRLATNLSLIQQLFFSLYPEEQYKEAFKKLLNQLPKLFVSRPDELKKQDLERLQSGNWYQSEKLMGMQLYVEHFNKDLRGLQQKIPYLKELGVNFLHMMPITTRPKGENDGGYAVNSYHEVDKKYGTKEDLLELTAEFRKQGLFLMLDFVVNHTSNEFSWAKKAMNGDKKYQGYYYTFEDDTIPKEYEKSLPEVFPETSPGNFTYIPEMDKWVMTIFNSYQWDLNYTNPEVFMQMLANLVKMVNMGVDVVRFDALAFLWKKMGTISQNLPEAHNLIALFRMCLQVVAPGTILLAEAIVAPTDIVKYFGEGQKEGNECEIAYNASLMALLWNSIATKKTQLLYKSLAHVPAKPKDCTWINYIRCHDDIGLGYENALIHELGWNPEMHRKFLLDYYCQRLEWSPATGQVFMYNPKTGDGRIAGSAASLLGLEKGLALKDQVVIEQSIAKIIMLHGITLAFGGIPLIYAGDEIGTLNDYSFLKDESKKDDRRWLNRPKQDWDVIALLDSQNLPQSKIFHTLQRLIQIRKENPVFADHNDVQLYHTGNDHILVFERSHNKKGLLVVCNFDSNPQVIETSWIKKLGYFAQGDPKDLVSGQKIIINSGLLEILPYQMLWLKRD, from the coding sequence ATGAACCAAACAGAATTACATCGGCTGGTATCCAAACAGTTCAAAACAAAAGACCCCAAGGCGCTTTTTGATCTACGCTTGGCCACAAACCTAAGTCTCATACAACAATTGTTCTTCTCTTTATATCCAGAGGAGCAATACAAAGAAGCTTTTAAAAAGTTGCTGAATCAACTCCCAAAATTATTTGTATCTCGACCGGATGAATTAAAAAAACAGGATCTTGAACGATTGCAATCAGGCAATTGGTACCAGTCCGAGAAGCTCATGGGAATGCAATTGTATGTGGAGCATTTCAACAAAGACCTAAGAGGCCTTCAGCAAAAAATTCCTTACTTAAAAGAGCTTGGCGTTAACTTTTTGCACATGATGCCAATTACCACTAGGCCGAAAGGAGAAAATGATGGAGGATATGCTGTAAACAGCTATCATGAGGTCGACAAAAAGTACGGCACCAAAGAAGACCTATTGGAACTTACAGCGGAGTTTAGAAAACAGGGCTTGTTTTTAATGCTGGATTTTGTGGTGAACCATACCTCAAACGAGTTTTCCTGGGCCAAAAAAGCCATGAATGGGGACAAGAAATATCAGGGATATTACTACACTTTTGAGGATGATACCATTCCGAAGGAGTACGAAAAATCGCTTCCAGAAGTGTTCCCCGAAACCTCGCCGGGCAACTTCACCTACATACCGGAAATGGATAAATGGGTCATGACGATCTTCAACAGCTATCAATGGGACCTCAATTACACCAATCCCGAAGTTTTTATGCAGATGTTGGCCAATCTGGTGAAAATGGTCAACATGGGCGTGGATGTGGTTAGGTTTGATGCATTGGCTTTCCTTTGGAAAAAAATGGGCACTATTTCCCAAAATCTCCCGGAGGCACATAATCTTATCGCCCTTTTTAGAATGTGCCTGCAAGTCGTGGCTCCGGGGACCATACTTTTGGCTGAAGCTATTGTGGCTCCCACGGACATTGTTAAATATTTTGGAGAGGGACAAAAAGAGGGCAATGAATGTGAAATTGCGTACAATGCCTCTCTCATGGCACTTTTGTGGAATTCCATTGCCACCAAAAAGACACAACTCCTCTACAAAAGTTTGGCCCATGTACCTGCCAAGCCCAAAGATTGTACCTGGATCAATTATATCCGTTGCCATGATGATATTGGTCTCGGGTATGAGAATGCCTTGATCCACGAACTGGGATGGAATCCAGAAATGCACCGGAAATTTTTGTTGGACTACTACTGCCAACGATTGGAGTGGTCACCCGCCACGGGACAAGTATTCATGTATAACCCAAAAACCGGGGATGGACGAATTGCTGGAAGTGCCGCATCACTTTTGGGATTGGAAAAAGGACTGGCCCTAAAAGACCAAGTGGTTATTGAGCAATCCATTGCAAAAATTATCATGCTACATGGAATAACTTTGGCCTTTGGTGGTATTCCATTGATATATGCCGGAGACGAAATTGGCACTTTGAACGATTATTCCTTCCTTAAGGACGAATCCAAAAAAGATGACCGCAGATGGCTCAACCGGCCCAAGCAAGATTGGGATGTCATTGCTCTATTGGACAGTCAAAATTTACCCCAATCCAAAATCTTCCATACCTTACAAAGATTGATTCAAATCCGAAAGGAAAACCCCGTTTTTGCGGACCACAATGACGTGCAGCTCTACCATACCGGAAATGACCACATCCTTGTTTTTGAAAGGAGCCACAATAAAAAAGGGCTTTTGGTGGTCTGCAATTTTGATTCAAATCCTCAGGTCATTGAAACCAGTTGGATCAAAAAATTGGGGTATTTTGCCCAAGGCGACCCCAAGGATTTGGTTTCTGGCCAAAAGATCATTATCAACAGCGGTCTCTTGGAAATACTGCCCTACCAGATGCTTTGGCTGAAAAGGGACTAA
- a CDS encoding ATP-binding protein — protein MINKRLLVKNLLAHNDENSFYDKKRFISIGEKEGKAKFLKHVCALANSNPKNNSFIVIGVEDADNEIVGVDFFDDSKIQNLVNAYLDNPPIISYENIPFPHLPEGKVVGLVTIRSNGKVCALRKNIWKYYGGAVFFREGSISLPKAFDIELKDINSQAVATIEQHARNNIELTLDAVINFMNTRHPDLTSDYKVFKEQFVVCWAGNKKKVKNKTYYSRVDIELINEQVKLFYSALDEITITYDDDSFQTLEYVQLGLGSQQKYYPLEELMITFSENGKYTINSKLVFEPPQYDKKTLYHVYNTNNALLQKLEKQIALTPSEQADLTHLPATYLICYLNGFEEAKEQMDRSRSILKAYDDNVYQSLKESQRILRKVRYN, from the coding sequence ATGATCAACAAACGCCTACTGGTAAAGAATCTTTTAGCACATAACGACGAGAACAGTTTTTACGACAAGAAGCGTTTTATATCCATAGGTGAAAAAGAGGGGAAGGCCAAATTTCTAAAGCACGTCTGTGCTTTGGCCAACAGCAACCCAAAGAATAATAGCTTTATTGTTATTGGAGTGGAAGATGCCGATAATGAAATTGTGGGGGTAGACTTTTTTGACGACAGTAAGATTCAGAATTTGGTTAATGCCTATTTGGATAACCCACCCATCATTTCTTATGAAAACATTCCATTCCCCCATTTACCCGAAGGGAAAGTTGTGGGTTTGGTCACCATCCGGTCAAACGGAAAGGTCTGTGCCCTTCGTAAAAATATCTGGAAATATTACGGAGGAGCTGTTTTCTTCAGGGAGGGAAGCATTAGCTTGCCCAAAGCCTTTGATATTGAGTTGAAAGATATCAACTCTCAAGCCGTGGCAACCATAGAGCAACATGCCCGAAACAATATTGAGCTTACTTTGGATGCCGTAATCAACTTTATGAACACAAGGCATCCCGATCTTACAAGTGATTATAAAGTCTTTAAAGAGCAGTTTGTGGTCTGTTGGGCGGGAAACAAGAAAAAAGTAAAGAACAAAACCTATTATTCAAGGGTTGATATAGAACTCATCAATGAGCAGGTAAAACTTTTCTACTCCGCTTTGGATGAAATCACCATTACTTACGATGATGATTCGTTCCAAACTTTGGAGTATGTGCAATTGGGATTAGGGTCTCAGCAAAAATATTACCCCCTGGAAGAATTGATGATCACATTTTCTGAAAACGGCAAGTATACCATCAACAGCAAATTGGTGTTTGAACCACCGCAATATGACAAAAAGACCTTGTACCACGTGTACAATACCAACAATGCCCTCCTCCAAAAACTGGAAAAACAAATCGCACTGACACCTTCCGAACAAGCTGACCTTACCCATCTGCCGGCCACCTATCTCATCTGCTATTTGAATGGATTTGAAGAGGCAAAAGAACAAATGGACCGCTCTAGATCTATCCTTAAGGCGTATGATGACAACGTGTATCAATCCTTAAAGGAATCGCAGCGTATTCTTAGAAAAGTGAGGTACAATTAG
- a CDS encoding SDR family NAD(P)-dependent oxidoreductase: MKEKIALITGATSGIGKATAEIFAKQGFNLVLCGRRQERLDELKETLGKTVKVHSLSFDVRDRKAVFAAIQSLPEAFTPINILINNAGNAHGLDPIDKGSLDDWDAMLDINVKGLLYVTKAILPQMVERKAGHIINIGSIAGKEVYPNGNVYCASKFAVDALNQGMRIDLNSHGIRVGAINPGMVETEFSDVRFKGDTDKANKVYDGLQPLVAEDIADIILFVVTRPYHVNIADLMVLPTAQASCTVVNKK; encoded by the coding sequence ATGAAGGAGAAAATTGCACTTATTACAGGAGCCACCAGCGGAATTGGTAAGGCCACCGCTGAAATTTTTGCAAAGCAAGGGTTTAATCTGGTACTCTGTGGACGCCGGCAAGAGCGTTTGGATGAATTGAAAGAAACTTTGGGAAAAACGGTGAAAGTCCATTCCCTGAGTTTTGATGTACGGGACCGTAAGGCGGTTTTCGCGGCCATTCAGAGTCTGCCGGAAGCATTCACACCTATCAACATCTTAATCAACAATGCTGGAAACGCTCATGGCTTAGATCCCATTGACAAGGGAAGCTTGGACGATTGGGATGCAATGCTGGACATTAACGTGAAAGGATTACTGTATGTGACCAAGGCCATATTGCCCCAAATGGTGGAACGTAAGGCAGGGCATATCATCAACATTGGATCTATAGCCGGAAAGGAAGTGTATCCCAATGGAAATGTCTATTGTGCCAGCAAGTTTGCAGTGGATGCCCTAAACCAAGGAATGCGCATTGACCTAAACTCACACGGAATTAGAGTAGGGGCTATAAACCCGGGAATGGTGGAGACCGAATTTAGCGATGTGCGATTTAAGGGTGATACGGATAAAGCCAATAAAGTTTATGATGGATTGCAACCTTTAGTGGCTGAGGATATTGCAGATATCATTCTTTTTGTGGTTACCAGGCCTTATCATGTCAATATTGCTGATTTAATGGTCTTACCCACAGCCCAAGCAAGTTGTACTGTTGTCAATAAGAAATAG
- a CDS encoding aldo/keto reductase family oxidoreductase, protein MQQTDTYSRIIAGAMTWGSWGKKLSKNEMIDLMHHCIDVGLTTFDHADIYGSYSTEADFGNAFAESGIKRSAIQLISKCGIQMTRGRDNRLNHYQYNKEYIIWSAEQSLKKLHTDYLDLLLMHRPSPLMEPYEMAEAANSLLESGKIKAFGVSNFTPSQITMLETAIPVSGNQVEFSLTHDDPMYDGTFDDCIANKRMAMAWSPLGSMFREKTEQTKRIKKTMKPLMEKYDADESQLLLAWILKHPAKVFPVIGTTNKERITLAAKAMELDLELQDWFALLVASQGHDVP, encoded by the coding sequence ATGCAACAGACAGATACGTATTCCAGAATTATAGCTGGAGCAATGACATGGGGAAGTTGGGGCAAAAAACTTTCCAAAAATGAAATGATCGATTTAATGCACCACTGCATTGATGTTGGATTGACCACCTTTGACCATGCTGATATTTACGGGAGCTATTCCACCGAAGCGGATTTTGGTAATGCCTTTGCTGAAAGTGGAATCAAACGTTCAGCTATTCAATTGATTTCCAAATGTGGCATCCAAATGACAAGGGGACGGGACAATCGGTTGAATCATTATCAATACAACAAGGAGTATATCATCTGGTCGGCGGAACAATCCTTGAAAAAACTCCACACGGATTATTTGGATTTACTGCTGATGCACAGACCGAGCCCATTAATGGAACCTTATGAAATGGCAGAAGCTGCCAATTCACTGCTGGAAAGTGGAAAGATCAAAGCCTTTGGTGTTTCCAATTTTACACCTTCCCAAATCACCATGTTGGAAACGGCAATTCCAGTTTCGGGGAACCAAGTGGAGTTTTCATTGACACATGATGACCCCATGTACGATGGCACTTTTGATGATTGTATCGCCAACAAAAGAATGGCGATGGCCTGGAGCCCACTGGGAAGCATGTTCCGGGAAAAAACCGAACAGACCAAGCGAATAAAAAAAACCATGAAACCTTTGATGGAAAAATATGATGCTGATGAAAGTCAGTTGCTCTTGGCTTGGATATTGAAACATCCGGCCAAGGTATTTCCTGTCATTGGGACCACAAATAAAGAACGGATAACCTTGGCCGCAAAGGCCATGGAATTGGATTTGGAACTTCAGGATTGGTTTGCGCTTTTGGTGGCAAGCCAAGGCCATGATGTCCCTTAA
- a CDS encoding MoxR family ATPase, which translates to MEENTTIDISAVNEKIAQESAFIDLLKVEMNKAIVGQTHMVERLLIGLLGQGHILLEGVPGLAKTLAINTLAKAVKGSFSRIQFTPDLLPADVIGTLIYNIKENDFSIKKGPIFANFVLADEINRAPAKVQSALLEAMQEKQVTIGDETFKLAPPFLVMATQNPVEQEGTYPLPEAQVDRFMLKTVIDYPKLNEEQLIIRQNLKGAHEPVKPVVTLKQILSAQEAVRDVYMDEKIEKYILDLVFATRYPEKYNLENLKPLISFGASPRGSINLANASKCYAFIKRRGYVVPEDVRAVVHDVLRHRIGITYEAEAENITSEEIINKIVNEVEVP; encoded by the coding sequence ATGGAAGAAAACACTACTATTGATATTAGTGCTGTGAATGAGAAAATTGCCCAGGAAAGTGCTTTTATCGACCTTTTAAAGGTTGAAATGAACAAGGCCATTGTAGGGCAGACCCACATGGTTGAACGATTGCTTATTGGTCTTTTGGGCCAAGGCCATATTCTTTTGGAAGGTGTTCCCGGACTCGCAAAAACACTGGCCATCAATACACTGGCCAAAGCGGTAAAGGGGAGTTTTAGCCGAATTCAGTTTACTCCCGATCTTTTGCCTGCAGATGTTATTGGTACGTTGATCTACAACATCAAGGAGAATGACTTTTCCATTAAAAAGGGACCCATTTTTGCCAATTTTGTTTTGGCGGATGAAATCAACAGGGCCCCCGCCAAAGTGCAATCAGCTTTGCTGGAGGCAATGCAGGAAAAGCAAGTGACCATTGGGGATGAAACTTTTAAATTGGCCCCGCCGTTTTTGGTGATGGCCACCCAGAACCCTGTGGAACAAGAAGGTACCTACCCTCTTCCTGAAGCGCAGGTGGACCGTTTTATGCTAAAGACCGTTATTGATTATCCCAAGCTCAACGAGGAGCAGCTCATCATCAGACAAAACCTTAAGGGTGCCCACGAGCCTGTGAAGCCCGTGGTGACTTTAAAGCAGATTTTGAGTGCCCAAGAGGCCGTTCGGGACGTTTACATGGATGAAAAAATAGAAAAATACATTCTGGATTTGGTATTCGCTACCCGATACCCAGAAAAATACAATCTAGAAAACCTTAAACCCCTGATCAGTTTTGGTGCCTCTCCAAGGGGAAGTATCAACTTGGCCAATGCATCCAAATGCTACGCTTTCATTAAAAGAAGGGGGTATGTAGTCCCTGAAGATGTAAGGGCGGTGGTCCATGACGTATTGCGTCATCGTATTGGAATAACCTATGAGGCCGAGGCGGAAAACATTACTTCAGAAGAAATCATCAACAAGATTGTAAACGAGGTAGAGGTACCGTAA
- a CDS encoding DUF58 domain-containing protein has product MDTKELLKKVRKIEIKTRRLSDHIFGGEYHSTFKGRGMTFSEVRQYQFGDDVRAIDWNVTARYNEPFVKVFEEERELTMMLMVDVSGSELFGTANQFKKEIITEISATLAFSALQNNDKVGVILFSDEVELFIPPKKGKSHVLRIIRELLEFSPKSSRTNIAEALKFLTNVMKKKAIVFMLSDFIADKYNNTLRIVGNKHDVTGIRVYDEREESIPNLGMVQMQDAETGTLQLVNTQSKKVRNAYGQFHKDKVNYFMDSFTKSGCGVINCRVDESYVRKLLGYFKRRG; this is encoded by the coding sequence ATGGATACAAAAGAACTACTTAAGAAGGTACGAAAAATTGAGATTAAGACCCGGCGTCTTTCCGACCATATTTTTGGTGGGGAGTACCATTCTACCTTTAAGGGAAGGGGTATGACCTTCAGCGAGGTTCGGCAATACCAATTTGGGGACGATGTTCGGGCCATCGATTGGAACGTTACAGCCCGCTACAACGAGCCTTTTGTAAAGGTTTTTGAGGAAGAACGCGAACTCACCATGATGCTCATGGTTGATGTGAGTGGCTCGGAACTCTTCGGGACCGCCAACCAGTTCAAGAAGGAAATCATTACCGAAATCTCAGCTACGCTGGCTTTTTCGGCCTTACAGAACAATGATAAAGTGGGTGTGATATTATTTTCGGATGAAGTTGAACTTTTTATCCCGCCTAAAAAAGGAAAAAGTCACGTTTTACGAATCATTCGTGAGCTTTTGGAATTCAGCCCAAAAAGCAGTCGCACCAACATTGCCGAAGCCTTAAAGTTCCTTACCAATGTGATGAAGAAAAAGGCCATCGTATTCATGTTGTCCGATTTTATTGCGGATAAATACAACAATACGCTTCGCATTGTGGGCAACAAACACGATGTTACCGGCATTCGGGTGTATGACGAGCGTGAAGAATCAATTCCCAATTTGGGCATGGTGCAAATGCAGGATGCCGAAACCGGAACACTACAGCTCGTCAATACCCAATCCAAAAAGGTGCGGAATGCGTATGGCCAATTCCACAAGGACAAAGTGAATTATTTTATGGATTCCTTTACCAAGTCTGGCTGTGGGGTTATCAATTGCAGGGTGGATGAAAGCTATGTGCGAAAATTGTTGGGCTATTTTAAACGAAGAGGATAA
- a CDS encoding BatD family protein, translating to MTLLCLLLFPLSGFSQRNPNIDVELDTLSIKIGEQIQYKITVEADSTDVVHFPEGQTFSPLETVEAIIGDTIKNNDKVTLQRIYALTQFDSGAYTIPPQRIAINEQPFFTDSFNIKVADVAVDTTKQKMYDIKPLMQVEKSYAKLWKTLLWILLALIIVGGLVYWFFLRKKPLTEEEKEALLPPYDRALLELKKLENSRYLIQDEYKKYYSELTDIVRMYLEDEVHVSAMESTTGQLITKLEMLRDAGELKIDDDTLAQFKKILETADLVKFAKSKPATSVAEQDRKLVEEIVVKTHDALPEPTEEELLLNEEYLEELARKKQRKRIYWAAAIFAGLVIIGGGISVAYFGFKQVRDSVFGYPTKELLEGEWVSSSYGFPPVELETPDVLIRQEVKLPPETEELIKELQSFSYGSYVGIFSVSTSSVTYKEEKDPDFNAAVGLILSNFEKFGLKNIITKQEEFVTQSGVKGLKTYGTGTLDVPGSSESKRAKYNILSFGGKGFMQQVVITWEDGDDYAEQIVDRILNSLDVKTQV from the coding sequence ATGACGCTGCTATGCCTTTTGCTATTCCCACTTTCCGGGTTTTCACAGCGCAATCCCAACATTGATGTGGAATTAGACACCCTTTCCATAAAAATTGGAGAGCAAATTCAATACAAGATTACCGTTGAAGCCGATTCCACCGATGTGGTCCATTTCCCAGAAGGACAGACCTTCTCTCCATTGGAAACCGTTGAGGCCATTATTGGGGACACGATAAAAAACAATGATAAGGTCACGCTTCAGCGCATTTACGCGCTTACGCAATTCGACAGTGGCGCCTATACCATCCCTCCGCAACGGATTGCCATCAACGAACAGCCCTTTTTCACGGATTCGTTCAACATAAAAGTGGCCGATGTAGCCGTGGATACCACCAAACAAAAGATGTACGACATCAAGCCCTTGATGCAGGTGGAAAAAAGTTATGCCAAACTTTGGAAAACATTATTGTGGATTCTTTTGGCCTTGATTATTGTTGGTGGACTGGTGTATTGGTTCTTCCTCAGAAAAAAACCGCTCACCGAAGAAGAAAAAGAAGCACTTCTTCCTCCCTATGATCGTGCGTTGTTGGAACTCAAAAAACTGGAAAACTCCAGATACCTGATCCAAGACGAGTACAAAAAGTACTATTCCGAGCTTACCGATATCGTGCGGATGTACTTGGAAGATGAGGTCCATGTTTCTGCCATGGAAAGTACCACCGGTCAATTGATCACCAAATTGGAAATGCTTCGGGATGCAGGGGAACTCAAAATTGATGATGATACCCTCGCTCAGTTTAAAAAAATATTGGAGACGGCGGATTTGGTAAAATTTGCCAAGTCAAAACCAGCAACTTCGGTGGCCGAGCAGGATCGGAAATTGGTGGAAGAAATTGTGGTAAAAACCCATGACGCCCTTCCAGAACCCACCGAAGAAGAATTGTTGCTGAACGAGGAATATTTGGAAGAACTTGCCAGAAAAAAACAACGGAAACGTATCTATTGGGCCGCAGCCATTTTTGCTGGATTGGTTATTATTGGCGGAGGTATCTCCGTGGCTTACTTCGGGTTCAAACAGGTGCGGGATTCCGTATTTGGATATCCCACAAAAGAACTATTGGAAGGTGAATGGGTCTCCAGTTCGTATGGTTTTCCTCCCGTGGAATTGGAAACGCCCGATGTGCTTATCCGCCAAGAGGTGAAGCTCCCTCCCGAAACCGAAGAGTTGATCAAAGAACTACAAAGTTTTTCTTATGGAAGTTATGTGGGCATTTTTTCTGTATCCACAAGCTCGGTGACCTATAAAGAAGAAAAGGACCCCGATTTTAATGCGGCTGTTGGATTAATCTTGTCCAATTTTGAAAAATTTGGGCTTAAAAACATCATCACCAAACAAGAGGAGTTTGTGACGCAATCTGGTGTAAAAGGATTAAAAACCTACGGTACCGGAACTCTGGATGTCCCTGGAAGCAGCGAATCCAAAAGGGCCAAGTACAACATTCTTTCGTTCGGTGGAAAAGGGTTTATGCAACAAGTGGTCATCACCTGGGAAGATGGTGATGACTACGCAGAACAAATTGTAGACCGAATATTGAACAGTTTAGACGTAAAAACACAGGTATAG
- a CDS encoding VWA domain-containing protein has product MFENIEFANPQFFWLLLLLPLALLWYFFKRKNEMASLRISSIKGFSVNNWAAQIKPALFILRLLALAAIITAMARPQTEDISTRTKTTKGIDIVMAIDVSSSMLARDLKPNRLSALKEVAANFIKERPNDRIGLVAYAAESYTKTPITSDKAIVLSALQQITYGELEDGTAIGMGLATAVNRLKESKAISKVIILLTDGVNNSGFIEPKTAADLAVEFGIKTYTIGLGTNGNALTPVTYNRDGTYRYGMRQVEIDEELLKEIAQVTDGKYFRATDNEKLKEIYEEINSLEKTEIEEFKYYKYEEKFRPLIFLAGILLLLEWGLRNSVFKSFI; this is encoded by the coding sequence ATGTTTGAAAATATAGAATTTGCAAATCCACAGTTTTTCTGGTTGCTCTTATTGCTTCCATTGGCTTTGCTATGGTATTTTTTCAAACGAAAGAATGAAATGGCATCCTTACGGATTTCCAGCATAAAGGGTTTTTCGGTCAATAACTGGGCCGCTCAAATAAAACCCGCTCTTTTTATCCTACGGTTGTTGGCGCTGGCTGCCATTATCACGGCTATGGCTCGGCCTCAGACCGAAGATATTTCAACCCGTACCAAGACCACAAAAGGGATTGATATCGTCATGGCCATCGACGTATCCTCCAGTATGTTGGCCCGCGATTTAAAACCCAACAGGCTTTCCGCCCTAAAGGAAGTGGCTGCCAATTTTATCAAAGAGCGCCCCAATGACCGAATTGGGTTGGTGGCCTATGCAGCAGAAAGCTATACCAAAACACCTATCACCAGTGATAAGGCCATTGTGCTCAGTGCACTGCAGCAAATCACCTACGGTGAACTGGAAGATGGAACGGCCATTGGCATGGGATTGGCCACCGCGGTAAACCGATTGAAGGAAAGTAAGGCCATCAGTAAAGTCATCATTTTATTGACAGACGGCGTTAACAATTCTGGGTTTATTGAGCCGAAAACTGCCGCTGATCTTGCCGTGGAATTTGGAATAAAAACCTATACCATTGGATTGGGAACCAATGGAAATGCACTTACACCAGTGACCTACAACCGGGATGGCACCTATAGATATGGCATGCGCCAAGTGGAAATTGATGAAGAGCTACTCAAAGAAATCGCACAGGTGACCGACGGCAAATATTTTCGGGCCACGGACAATGAAAAACTGAAGGAAATCTATGAGGAAATCAACAGTTTGGAAAAAACAGAAATAGAGGAATTCAAATATTACAAATACGAAGAGAAATTTAGACCCCTCATTTTTTTGGCGGGAATCTTGCTATTATTGGAATGGGGATTGCGTAATTCCGTATTCAAAAGTTTTATTTAG
- a CDS encoding VWA domain-containing protein, with translation MIQFDEKIYFYLLGIIPIMVLAFFFLQLWKKRTQRQFADTNLLKRLAPNKSSFKSALKLIFLLAGLSFLILGLVNPKIGTKLETVKREGVDIVFAVDVSKSMLAEDIAPNRLEKAKRLVSEIINQLASDRIGIIAYAGQAYPQLPITTDYGAAKMFLQSMNTDMLSSQGTAIDAAIDLASTYYDDTEQTNRVLFIVSDGEDHSEDNTVNAVDNATQNGIRVFTIGVGKAKGAPIPIKRNGVVESLKKDNQGEVVITKLNEAILSEVANRGNGEYIDGSNTEQAVEYIKDLLNQMDKTEFEAKQFAEYKDQFQWFLAAGFLFLFLDIFLLDRKTQWLKKLNLFNEHDDE, from the coding sequence ATGATTCAGTTTGACGAAAAAATATACTTCTACCTCTTGGGCATTATTCCGATAATGGTCCTGGCCTTCTTTTTTCTTCAACTCTGGAAAAAAAGGACCCAGCGCCAGTTTGCGGATACCAATTTGTTGAAGCGATTGGCCCCGAACAAGTCGAGTTTTAAATCGGCCTTAAAGCTGATTTTCCTCTTGGCCGGACTTTCATTTCTCATTTTGGGATTGGTGAACCCAAAAATAGGCACGAAACTGGAAACCGTTAAGCGCGAAGGGGTCGACATTGTCTTCGCTGTGGATGTTTCAAAAAGTATGTTGGCCGAGGACATTGCTCCAAACCGGTTGGAAAAAGCCAAACGATTGGTTTCTGAAATCATCAACCAATTGGCAAGTGATAGAATCGGGATCATTGCCTACGCTGGGCAGGCGTATCCCCAATTGCCCATCACCACGGATTATGGGGCGGCTAAAATGTTCCTGCAGAGCATGAACACCGATATGTTGTCCTCGCAAGGTACCGCCATTGATGCTGCCATCGACTTGGCCAGCACCTATTATGATGATACCGAGCAGACCAATCGGGTGCTTTTCATTGTTTCGGATGGGGAAGATCATTCCGAAGATAACACGGTGAATGCGGTGGACAATGCCACACAAAATGGAATCCGGGTCTTCACCATTGGCGTTGGAAAAGCCAAGGGAGCCCCAATTCCCATCAAAAGAAATGGGGTGGTGGAAAGTTTAAAGAAAGACAACCAAGGAGAGGTGGTCATCACCAAATTGAACGAAGCCATTTTATCAGAGGTTGCCAATAGAGGAAATGGAGAGTATATTGATGGTTCCAATACCGAACAGGCAGTGGAATACATCAAAGACTTATTGAACCAAATGGACAAAACGGAATTTGAAGCCAAGCAGTTTGCCGAGTACAAAGATCAATTTCAATGGTTTCTCGCTGCAGGCTTTTTATTTTTATTTTTGGATATCTTCCTCTTGGACCGAAAAACACAATGGTTGAAAAAACTGAATCTTTTTAATGAGCATGATGATGAATAA